One Mycoplasmopsis caviae DNA segment encodes these proteins:
- a CDS encoding PTS sugar transporter subunit IIB: MVIKTVCGSGLGSSLLVEMNVKSVLDSLGVEYESVEHTNVSSFDGRGVDYVVVGADIAPVLEFPEERKIVLVNILSKQELTEKLKKVLNIN; the protein is encoded by the coding sequence ATGGTTATAAAAACAGTATGTGGATCGGGCTTAGGCTCTTCACTATTAGTAGAAATGAATGTCAAATCAGTTTTAGACTCATTGGGTGTTGAATATGAATCAGTTGAGCATACCAATGTTTCATCTTTCGATGGAAGGGGAGTTGACTATGTGGTTGTTGGTGCTGATATAGCTCCAGTTCTTGAATTCCCTGAAGAGAGAAAGATTGTTTTAGTTAATATCTTGTCAAAACAAGAATTAACTGAAAAATTGAAAAAAGTTTTAAATATAAACTAA
- a CDS encoding PTS sugar transporter subunit IIA, with protein sequence MSQLFNKDMTKRLHGVSDWKQVVHEGVKILVEFGYSKQSLEDAILESTKKFGAYYVLERGLAFLHAPVGDYSLKTGASVMILDDFVRFNEQEGKEAKIIITLSATDSNSHLSLLMELSNYFQNEEFKKEAYKVDTVDALMSLIEKYKSN encoded by the coding sequence ATGTCCCAATTATTTAATAAAGATATGACTAAACGTTTACATGGTGTAAGTGATTGAAAACAAGTTGTTCACGAAGGAGTTAAGATCCTCGTTGAATTCGGCTACTCAAAGCAAAGTCTTGAAGATGCTATTTTGGAGTCAACTAAAAAATTTGGTGCTTACTATGTTTTAGAAAGAGGTCTTGCATTTTTGCATGCTCCAGTTGGTGATTATTCTCTTAAAACTGGTGCTTCTGTAATGATTCTTGATGACTTTGTTCGCTTCAATGAGCAAGAAGGTAAAGAAGCTAAAATTATTATCACTCTAAGTGCAACTGACTCTAATTCACATTTATCACTTTTAATGGAACTAAGTAACTATTTCCAAAATGAAGAATTTAAGAAAGAGGCTTATAAAGTAGATACAGTTGATGCCTTAATGAGCCTTATAGAAAAATATAAAAGTAATTAG
- a CDS encoding MurR/RpiR family transcriptional regulator — MEKITNLIKPFLENSLKFTNADNEIVNFINSYEGDNFNLSQKELAKITNTSEGSVSRFVKKLGFKNYRDFYGNMNNIIGEFSKNFINRDYIKSENASKDILLFHKFALDEMISRNFTPEIAEISNLIHISEKIYILALGSSQKSAMELNANLLKIGKSSFVCSDFYTFIPILGNLSPDDLLLTISDQFKNDDIIFGINVAKSYNAKIAIITSNPLVANKYKVNAKMVYKKVESPYKSVPTSSKLSQIIICDLIFDMLIQNHRIYQERLQRTKNVLDAWIRRKLNFKIVNEN; from the coding sequence ATGGAAAAAATTACAAATTTAATCAAACCTTTTTTAGAAAACTCACTTAAATTCACAAATGCCGATAATGAGATTGTTAACTTTATTAACTCATACGAGGGTGATAATTTTAATTTAAGTCAAAAAGAATTAGCAAAAATAACCAACACATCTGAGGGGAGTGTAAGTCGTTTTGTTAAAAAATTAGGCTTTAAGAACTATCGAGACTTTTATGGTAATATGAACAATATTATTGGTGAATTCAGCAAAAACTTCATTAATAGGGATTACATTAAATCTGAGAATGCGTCAAAAGATATTTTACTATTTCACAAATTTGCCCTTGACGAAATGATTAGCAGAAACTTTACACCAGAAATTGCAGAAATATCTAACCTCATTCATATTTCAGAGAAAATATATATCCTTGCTCTTGGATCATCACAAAAGTCAGCTATGGAACTCAATGCAAACCTTCTAAAAATTGGAAAAAGTAGTTTTGTTTGTTCCGATTTCTACACTTTTATACCTATTTTAGGAAATTTGTCGCCAGATGATCTATTGTTAACAATTAGCGATCAGTTTAAGAATGATGACATTATTTTTGGTATTAATGTAGCAAAAAGTTACAATGCAAAAATTGCTATTATTACATCAAATCCACTTGTTGCAAACAAGTATAAAGTTAATGCAAAAATGGTTTATAAAAAGGTTGAAAGTCCTTACAAGTCTGTGCCAACATCTTCAAAGTTATCACAAATAATAATTTGTGATTTAATATTTGATATGTTGATTCAAAACCATCGAATTTATCAAGAAAGATTACAAAGAACTAAAAATGTTTTAGATGCTTGAATCAGAAGAAAACTAAATTTCAAAATTGTTAATGAAAACTAA
- a CDS encoding MAG3240 family lipoprotein, with protein sequence MKKLLKNLIRFSLIFNPIVTASCTKWQEAPFDDKLLKAKNDNSRIIGLKDEECSKLNLDQLKIFIEKTDKIRLKENFVLEGVQKEKGDLILKISGKKYSLKSLLKSLDNVWGKLENNYQVREKDNIRIIEKGKGKTDVSMFFENDNLEFKNKEYFEYYKEIFRSKYNDLLNVNKDLPDLQLILQKTFLGNGKFSLRHNQLNSNLLRIENIFDKDAILNQFKEYFEDQVTFYLKAYKIVNKDNLEFDRLVVTIKEKENNNNKQFLKINVDMLDKSGVSLLNNEQKNKIFYLTDFQDTNERYHSFKKYGNFEIDSSLGDKKEKSLFNEMFKDATLNFEKNIFNISDFDSLMHPLKPYLSFNLNSFMQFFNAYKDEIKINLVDKNYEAVLENIEFDKLLNNSHSIGKATVKITNKQNKKSSKTNWFTIDFTNAHKHIFDGFYIQNKLDCDNLNSDEYFSYHINKGVDANNELILPKGIVASEFYEKNLKDIVNFVIYQNRESLSIWNNKKMSQNSVLEIIQNKEKFEKILSTLISQYVLKFFINNEKLGYKNLIKEVKVTIDSDNDYDVLKYGVGKLPIKIDFINHDNEDMIDGISEKNRKFLLGGFIGFNFSDVDAKVKSLSEGDLEKPLKDKTPPFLLDI encoded by the coding sequence ATGAAAAAGTTATTAAAAAATCTAATTCGCTTTTCATTAATATTTAATCCAATTGTCACCGCTTCTTGTACAAAATGACAAGAAGCACCTTTTGATGATAAATTACTTAAAGCTAAAAATGATAATAGCCGAATAATTGGGTTGAAAGATGAAGAATGTTCAAAGCTTAATTTAGATCAATTAAAAATTTTTATAGAAAAAACAGACAAAATAAGACTTAAAGAAAATTTTGTTCTTGAAGGTGTGCAAAAAGAAAAAGGCGATCTTATTCTAAAAATAAGTGGTAAAAAATACTCACTAAAAAGCTTATTAAAGTCGCTTGATAATGTTTGAGGCAAATTGGAAAATAATTATCAAGTTAGAGAAAAAGATAATATAAGAATTATTGAAAAAGGCAAAGGCAAAACAGATGTAAGTATGTTCTTTGAAAATGATAATTTAGAGTTTAAAAACAAAGAATATTTTGAATATTATAAAGAAATATTCAGGTCAAAATACAATGACTTATTAAACGTTAATAAAGATTTACCTGATTTGCAACTTATTTTGCAAAAAACTTTTTTAGGCAATGGTAAATTTTCATTAAGACATAATCAATTAAATTCAAATTTGTTAAGAATTGAAAATATTTTTGATAAGGATGCTATTTTAAATCAGTTCAAAGAGTATTTTGAAGACCAAGTTACCTTTTACTTAAAAGCCTATAAAATAGTCAACAAGGACAATTTAGAATTTGACAGATTAGTCGTAACAATCAAAGAAAAAGAAAATAACAATAATAAACAATTTCTAAAAATAAATGTCGATATGCTTGATAAATCTGGCGTAAGTTTGCTAAATAATGAACAAAAAAATAAGATTTTTTATTTAACTGACTTTCAAGATACGAATGAAAGATATCATTCTTTTAAAAAATATGGCAATTTTGAAATTGACTCTTCACTTGGTGATAAAAAAGAAAAATCATTATTTAATGAAATGTTCAAGGATGCAACACTGAATTTTGAAAAAAATATTTTTAACATTAGCGATTTTGATTCTTTAATGCATCCACTAAAACCTTATTTGTCATTCAATCTAAATTCATTTATGCAATTCTTTAATGCTTATAAGGATGAAATTAAGATAAATTTAGTTGATAAAAACTATGAGGCAGTACTTGAAAATATCGAATTTGATAAACTCCTTAATAATTCACACTCAATTGGAAAAGCAACTGTTAAAATCACTAATAAACAAAATAAAAAAAGCTCAAAAACAAATTGATTTACAATTGATTTTACTAATGCTCATAAACATATTTTTGATGGTTTCTATATTCAAAATAAACTTGATTGTGATAATTTAAATAGTGATGAATATTTTAGTTACCATATTAACAAAGGAGTTGATGCAAATAATGAATTAATACTTCCTAAAGGTATTGTTGCAAGTGAATTTTATGAAAAAAATTTAAAAGACATAGTTAACTTTGTTATTTATCAAAACAGAGAATCATTAAGTATTTGAAACAATAAAAAAATGTCTCAAAATAGTGTTTTAGAAATCATTCAAAACAAAGAAAAATTTGAAAAAATTTTGAGCACACTAATTTCTCAATATGTGCTTAAATTCTTTATAAACAATGAAAAACTAGGGTATAAAAATCTAATAAAAGAGGTTAAAGTAACCATCGATTCTGACAATGATTATGATGTTCTCAAATATGGTGTTGGTAAGTTACCTATTAAAATTGATTTTATTAACCATGATAATGAAGATATGATTGATGGTATTAGCGAAAAGAATAGAAAATTTCTTCTAGGTGGCTTCATTGGTTTTAACTTTAGCGACGTTGATGCTAAAGTTAAAAGTTTAAGCGAAGGCGATTTAGAAAAGCCTCTTAAAGATAAAACGCCACCATTTTTATTAGATATTTAA
- a CDS encoding MHJ_0274 family protein translates to MQQNMTMWIILGVLVAVLGSFFVWSAIKEKIKRKQRRKQELQFRKDLDEQVRLLVFALKILIDKNNDYLTNFQPSIGEYKMSNIVNTAHKFLEKYQEDPLFKECILSNADAKEEIFAFSILRDTRSNSWNKRASDKLEWVSERFNSYDLTLYEDDYKKMQERINEYYDAEFLKNDEQN, encoded by the coding sequence ATGCAACAAAATATGACAATGTGAATAATTCTTGGGGTTTTGGTAGCTGTATTAGGTTCATTTTTTGTCTGAAGTGCGATTAAAGAAAAAATCAAAAGAAAGCAAAGAAGAAAGCAAGAACTACAATTTAGAAAAGATCTTGATGAGCAAGTTAGATTACTTGTTTTTGCTCTTAAAATCTTAATTGATAAAAATAATGATTATTTAACTAATTTCCAACCATCAATTGGTGAATATAAAATGTCAAATATTGTTAATACTGCACACAAATTTTTGGAAAAATATCAAGAAGATCCACTCTTTAAAGAATGTATTCTAAGTAATGCTGATGCAAAAGAGGAAATTTTTGCTTTTAGTATCTTAAGAGATACAAGAAGCAATTCTTGAAATAAACGTGCAAGTGATAAACTTGAGTGAGTAAGTGAAAGATTTAACTCATACGATTTAACTCTTTATGAAGATGATTACAAAAAAATGCAAGAAAGAATTAATGAATATTATGATGCGGAGTTTTTAAAAAATGACGAGCAAAATTAA
- the pgsA gene encoding CDP-diacylglycerol--glycerol-3-phosphate 3-phosphatidyltransferase, with translation MTSKINLPNKLTIFRLILFIPLLVLFISYKLIQFYIDYYYIMLGRIILSGILTIFLIGMITDYFDGKIARKHNMVTSFGKLWDPLADKIVVTSTLIFLGAENFIPLWIVIVFVIRDLIVDGSRVMMAEKNIGVEASIWGKMKTLFQTFAIIIILIIAISFNYPYELHSYIEKKPVVQLCIYCINIVTLVALFFSVYSGILYVKKIVPHLQMS, from the coding sequence ATGACGAGCAAAATTAATTTACCTAATAAATTAACAATTTTTAGATTAATTTTATTTATTCCGCTTTTAGTTCTTTTTATATCTTATAAATTAATTCAATTTTACATTGATTATTATTACATAATGCTAGGTCGCATAATATTATCAGGTATTTTAACTATTTTCTTAATTGGAATGATTACTGATTACTTTGATGGTAAGATTGCTCGAAAACATAATATGGTAACAAGTTTTGGTAAGCTTTGAGATCCATTAGCTGATAAAATTGTTGTTACAAGTACACTTATATTTTTAGGGGCCGAGAATTTTATTCCACTTTGAATTGTTATTGTTTTTGTTATTCGTGACTTAATTGTTGATGGTTCTCGTGTAATGATGGCAGAAAAAAATATTGGTGTTGAAGCTTCAATTTGAGGTAAAATGAAAACCTTGTTTCAAACTTTTGCCATTATCATAATTTTAATTATTGCAATAAGTTTTAATTATCCATATGAATTACACTCATACATTGAGAAAAAACCTGTTGTCCAATTATGTATTTATTGTATAAATATTGTCACATTAGTTGCACTATTCTTTAGCGTTTACTCAGGTATTTTATATGTAAAAAAAATTGTGCCACATCTTCAAATGTCTTAG
- the rsmD gene encoding 16S rRNA (guanine(966)-N(2))-methyltransferase RsmD — protein sequence MLRIISGKYRHLNIKQPKTTNTRPTMDRVREAIFSSIRFNLEGSCILDLFAGSGAYSFEALSNFAAKSVAIDNNSEAINTIKENALMLKIENIEIIKDDVLNFLNTKIGRTFDFIFIDAPYNEYELVNKCLELICNHKFLTRNGLIILETDNHLRINIPDKLTIQKQKKYGRVDILFIANNN from the coding sequence ATGTTAAGAATAATTAGTGGCAAATATAGACATTTAAATATTAAGCAACCTAAAACAACAAACACAAGACCAACAATGGATCGAGTTAGAGAAGCTATTTTTTCTTCAATAAGGTTTAATTTAGAAGGTTCTTGTATTCTTGACCTCTTTGCTGGTAGTGGTGCATACAGTTTTGAGGCATTAAGTAACTTTGCAGCTAAGTCAGTTGCTATTGACAACAATAGTGAGGCAATTAATACTATTAAAGAAAATGCCCTAATGTTAAAAATAGAAAACATAGAGATCATAAAAGATGATGTGTTGAATTTTTTAAATACAAAAATTGGCCGTACATTTGACTTTATATTTATTGATGCTCCTTACAACGAATATGAACTAGTTAATAAATGCCTTGAACTAATTTGCAATCATAAGTTTTTAACAAGAAATGGTCTTATTATTCTAGAAACTGATAATCACCTAAGAATTAATATTCCTGATAAGTTAACTATTCAAAAACAAAAGAAATATGGCAGAGTTGACATATTGTTTATAGCAAATAACAATTAA
- the def gene encoding peptide deformylase, which yields MKFKVKLVQLPEKILRKKSKEVKIPLSEEDDKLAQKMIWHIDESQKNDSKMGFRPGVGVAAIQYGIPKQMFYININNESINGRKIDDFRDVLINPKIIATSEYEVSLKGEGCLSVGDNIKNQEGYVYRKKRIVVEAYSYFDKEVKTYDFNNYAAIVAQHELDHLDGKLFIDRINKKEPFKVRKNSEILE from the coding sequence ATGAAATTTAAAGTAAAACTGGTGCAATTACCTGAAAAAATATTAAGAAAAAAATCTAAAGAAGTAAAAATCCCTTTATCAGAAGAAGATGATAAGTTGGCACAAAAAATGATTTGACATATTGATGAAAGCCAAAAGAACGATTCAAAAATGGGTTTTAGACCTGGTGTTGGTGTAGCAGCAATTCAATATGGAATTCCTAAACAAATGTTTTATATAAACATTAACAATGAATCAATTAATGGCAGAAAAATTGATGATTTTAGAGACGTTTTAATAAACCCAAAAATTATTGCTACAAGTGAATATGAAGTTTCTCTTAAAGGCGAAGGCTGTCTCAGTGTAGGGGATAATATTAAAAATCAAGAAGGATATGTTTATCGTAAGAAAAGAATTGTTGTTGAAGCCTATTCATATTTTGATAAAGAAGTTAAAACATATGATTTTAATAATTATGCAGCAATTGTTGCACAACATGAATTAGACCACCTAGATGGCAAATTATTTATAGACAGAATTAATAAAAAAGAACCATTCAAAGTTAGAAAAAATTCTGAAATATTAGAATAA
- a CDS encoding DUF4013 domain-containing protein, with the protein MRTFEDNWKALATNGWGILISLSIFFTILLVATIIGAKRGFYAALMSLGFNSVGFIIGLILAPIILDTSISLKHSNANLMNKLIILKPMLVGIIILSFTALVAIIGEIIYALTKDFFKRSIIKRMNKGESTVFYRSMGAVAAGISALPGAILTTNLAGFVDQNSFINNANNSVLNFLTVGQAKGVSKYAPGLVMLNKIKNDEQFKKDIFKYVQSIFNLDNYVFKMKSKSTIDKTLNDEKVNSGDTITNNKLLSEIWFVPLANWSDDEIERLPKIKEWLNFILNDEDSLDLLYSNYKYSNGQKYTFAGLHSKEHPTWHTKITSDDDYYYYKKFQFGNSESWSPETQPFEETKENKFDFKTMFSWNVEQSNKTISKLLRKYSNHRFAKDKDTQKEDFSKVEKIANEPIFSLDIQEEQARKKLISIFYEIVFPNDKTFRNIEQKDAFEEYDSTKLVAKNKLDEISQKKFHLVFNKIIESILQEININ; encoded by the coding sequence ATGAGAACTTTTGAAGATAATTGAAAAGCACTTGCAACCAATGGTTGAGGAATATTAATTTCCCTATCTATCTTTTTTACAATACTTTTGGTCGCAACAATCATTGGTGCTAAACGTGGTTTTTATGCTGCTTTAATGTCTCTAGGATTTAATTCTGTTGGTTTTATTATTGGCTTGATTTTAGCTCCAATTATTTTGGACACTTCGATAAGTCTAAAACACTCAAACGCTAATTTAATGAACAAACTTATAATTCTAAAACCGATGTTGGTTGGAATTATAATATTGTCATTTACTGCTCTGGTCGCAATTATTGGTGAGATTATTTATGCATTAACAAAAGATTTCTTTAAAAGATCGATAATAAAAAGAATGAATAAGGGTGAAAGCACCGTTTTCTATCGTTCAATGGGAGCAGTTGCAGCCGGAATTTCTGCTCTTCCTGGTGCAATACTCACAACTAATTTAGCTGGTTTTGTTGACCAAAATTCATTCATAAATAATGCTAATAATAGTGTTCTTAATTTCTTAACGGTTGGTCAAGCAAAAGGTGTTAGCAAATATGCTCCTGGACTTGTGATGCTTAATAAAATTAAGAATGATGAACAATTTAAAAAAGATATTTTTAAGTATGTTCAATCAATTTTTAATCTTGATAATTATGTCTTCAAAATGAAATCTAAGTCAACAATCGATAAGACATTAAATGATGAAAAAGTTAATTCAGGCGACACCATAACAAATAATAAATTATTAAGTGAAATTTGATTTGTTCCTCTTGCAAACTGAAGTGATGATGAAATCGAGAGACTTCCTAAAATTAAAGAGTGACTAAATTTCATTCTTAATGATGAAGATTCACTTGATTTACTTTATAGTAATTATAAATATTCAAATGGCCAAAAATATACCTTTGCAGGTTTACATAGTAAGGAACACCCAACTTGACATACTAAAATTACAAGTGATGATGATTACTATTATTACAAAAAATTTCAATTTGGCAACTCTGAAAGTTGATCACCTGAAACTCAACCATTTGAAGAAACAAAAGAAAATAAATTTGATTTTAAAACCATGTTTTCTTGAAATGTTGAACAAAGCAACAAAACAATTAGCAAGCTACTTAGAAAATATTCAAACCACAGGTTTGCAAAAGACAAAGATACTCAAAAAGAAGACTTTAGTAAAGTAGAAAAAATTGCTAATGAACCTATATTTAGCCTTGATATTCAAGAAGAACAAGCAAGAAAAAAATTAATATCAATTTTCTATGAAATTGTTTTTCCAAACGATAAAACATTTAGAAATATTGAACAAAAGGATGCTTTTGAAGAATATGATTCAACAAAACTTGTAGCAAAGAACAAACTTGATGAAATTTCACAAAAGAAATTCCATCTTGTCTTCAACAAGATAATTGAATCAATTCTTCAAGAAATTAATATAAACTAA
- the parE gene encoding DNA topoisomerase IV subunit B, whose translation MQKYDESSIQQLKGLEAVRKRPGMYIGSTDVNGLHHLIWEIVDNSIDEALAGFANEINVTLTKSGSVRVLDNGRGIPVGMTPSGKSAVELVFTELHAGGKFNEGAYKTSGGLHGVGSSVVNALSTKLIATVYRDKKIYETIFENGDNIVQRTLEVGNTNRHGTMVEFWPNYEIFKRARFSYETIAERLRESCFLIGGLKIHFKDEISGRETEFIYEDGLHAFVDFINDSKNALGDIKTFKETKRDIEVECGFQYTDSYNETFLSFVNNVKTKDGGSHEVGLKSALTKTFNEFALEEKALKGKNTFDGEDIREGLTVILSVKIPEKLLEFVSQTKDKLGTPEAKGVVEEVVSKNFKIWIHENKPLAKKILEKIKKASESRAAARKARAEARSTKNALKEKQILSGKLTPAQSKIPAEKELFLVEGDSAGGSAKLGRDRKYQAILPLRGKVINTEKARLFEILKNEEIATIINTIGAGVGDEFDIKKAQYGKVVIMTDADTDGAHIQILLLTFFFRHMRQLVENGMVYIALPPLFKLASTKSKKEILYAWDENELRDLLRLPNFKNAEVQRYKGLGEMNADQLWETTMNPATRTLVQVKIEDAALAERRVSTLMGDNVEPRKEWINKNVEFTLDDDFEI comes from the coding sequence ATGCAAAAATATGATGAATCAAGTATACAACAGTTAAAAGGTTTAGAGGCTGTTAGAAAACGTCCAGGTATGTACATTGGTAGTACTGATGTCAATGGACTACACCATTTAATTTGAGAAATTGTAGATAACTCAATTGATGAAGCATTAGCAGGTTTTGCTAATGAAATTAATGTAACTTTAACAAAGAGTGGTTCAGTTAGAGTTCTTGATAATGGTCGTGGAATTCCTGTTGGAATGACACCTTCTGGCAAGAGTGCTGTGGAATTAGTTTTTACAGAACTCCATGCTGGTGGTAAATTTAATGAAGGTGCTTATAAAACAAGTGGAGGGCTTCATGGAGTGGGTTCTTCAGTTGTTAATGCATTAAGTACAAAATTAATTGCTACAGTTTATCGAGATAAAAAAATCTATGAAACTATTTTTGAAAATGGTGATAATATTGTTCAACGAACTCTTGAAGTCGGTAACACAAATAGACATGGAACTATGGTTGAATTTTGACCAAATTATGAAATCTTTAAGCGTGCTAGATTTAGTTATGAAACCATTGCTGAGAGACTTAGGGAAAGTTGTTTTTTAATTGGTGGTCTAAAAATTCATTTCAAAGATGAAATTAGTGGTAGAGAAACTGAATTTATTTATGAGGATGGTCTTCATGCATTTGTTGACTTCATAAATGATTCAAAAAATGCACTTGGTGATATTAAAACCTTTAAAGAAACTAAAAGAGATATTGAAGTTGAATGTGGTTTTCAATACACCGATAGTTACAATGAAACATTTTTAAGTTTTGTCAATAATGTTAAAACAAAAGATGGTGGAAGCCATGAAGTTGGTCTTAAATCAGCTTTGACTAAAACATTTAATGAATTCGCATTAGAAGAAAAAGCACTAAAAGGTAAAAATACTTTTGATGGTGAAGATATTCGAGAAGGCTTAACAGTTATACTTTCAGTTAAGATACCTGAAAAACTTCTTGAATTTGTCAGTCAAACAAAAGATAAGTTAGGTACTCCTGAGGCTAAGGGTGTAGTTGAAGAAGTCGTGTCAAAAAACTTTAAAATATGAATTCATGAAAATAAACCTTTAGCCAAGAAAATACTTGAAAAAATCAAAAAAGCCTCCGAGTCTCGTGCAGCTGCACGTAAAGCAAGAGCTGAAGCTCGAAGCACTAAAAATGCACTTAAAGAAAAGCAAATTTTAAGTGGAAAACTAACACCAGCCCAAAGTAAAATACCTGCAGAAAAGGAATTATTCTTAGTCGAAGGTGATTCTGCTGGTGGTAGTGCTAAGCTTGGACGAGATCGAAAATACCAAGCTATTTTACCATTGCGTGGTAAGGTTATTAATACTGAAAAAGCAAGACTTTTTGAAATACTTAAAAATGAAGAAATAGCAACAATAATTAATACAATTGGTGCAGGTGTTGGTGACGAATTCGACATTAAAAAAGCCCAATATGGAAAAGTTGTAATTATGACTGATGCCGATACTGATGGTGCTCATATTCAAATATTATTGCTAACATTCTTCTTTAGACACATGCGCCAACTTGTTGAAAATGGTATGGTTTATATTGCCTTACCACCATTATTCAAACTAGCATCAACTAAGAGTAAAAAAGAAATTTTATATGCTTGGGATGAAAATGAATTAAGAGATCTTCTTCGTTTACCTAACTTTAAAAACGCAGAAGTTCAACGTTATAAAGGTCTTGGCGAAATGAATGCGGATCAGTTGTGAGAAACCACAATGAATCCGGCAACTAGAACCCTTGTACAGGTTAAAATTGAGGATGCTGCCCTAGCTGAACGTCGTGTTTCAACACTTATGGGTGACAATGTTGAGCCACGTAAAGAGTGAATTAATAAGAATGTTGAATTCACTCTTGATGATGACTTTGAAATCTAG